The genomic stretch ACATCCCATTCTTCTCTTTCTCTCGCATCTCTTTCTGAATTTCAATGAGCTTGTTTTCTACCGTTTCCACAAGCTTGTACGTGCGACTTCTCCCATAATGATCCATGCTCTTTTTCTCAGAAAGCGTAAGACCCTGGCTAACCGCTTCTTCAAGAAACTGTTTTACCATCCTCTTGTAGGCAGATAAGTTCTGAAACGTTCGTTCCTTTCCAAGTAGCTCACCCTGACGGTCAATTTGTTGCAGAAGACGCTGAAGTTCAGCCCCTTTCAGCTCTTTAGACGCCTCTTGAATCACGGACTGAAACGCAACCTGCTTGTTTCCTTTTGGCAAATCTAGCTTTAAAGGATCAACTGATGGCTTGCCATGCTGCTGAATTTTCATCGCTGTTCAGACCTTCCATGTAAATTGACGATCAGCTCTACTTCTCCGATCCCGCAGTTTAATATCCGCGCAATGTCCGCTACCGAAAAGCCCTGCTGGTGAAGCTGAACGGCTTTTTGGTTTCGTTCATTATGAGCGGAAGGATGCTGAACAATATCCGGTTTCTTTGGCTCTTCGACTTCAGGAGCACGCGCCTGCTCTAAAACGCGAAGGCGCATATCCAGCTGGTTTTCACGTTTATCCACGTAGGATTTTACTTCGTTTAAGAGACGGTCATTCTCTTCCTCAAGCTGTTCAATATAGACTTCCATACTGGCTGCGATCTCTTCTCGTCCCGCTCCCTTCGTTTGCTTTAGAAAAAGAATCACGATACATAGAAAGCTCACAAGATGAAGCGCAATGCTAATAAAAATAAATGGATACATAAGGATCACTCCGATTACATTGATTGAACATGTTCTTTGTTAGCTCGGAGGACACCCTTCATGCGAAGGAGCGCTCTCGAGTGTAGTTGGGAAATGCGACTCGTCGATAACCCTAGAATTCTTGCAATCTCAGTAAGCGTCAATTCTTCAAAGTATACGAGGGAGACAACAATTTTTTCTTTCTCAGGTAAGCGGTCAATGGTTTCAGCTAGTAGCTGTTTAATAAAATGGTGGTGGAGATGTTTTTCTGGTAAATCGGCATGCTCGTTTTCAATCACGCTATACCGTTCGATTTTTTGCTGCTCATCCTCTTGCACAGGCTCATCCACTGATACCATTGTTGATAATGATGCATCTTGAATCACGCGCTGCACTTCTTCAATTGTCATACCAAGGAACTCGGCCACATCATGGTCACTGCTAGATGTTTGATTTCGCTGTTCTAAAACAGCATAAGCTTCTTCAATTTTACGCGCCTTGTCACGAACAGAGCGTGGCACCCAATCATTATGACGCAGGCCATCAATGATCGCGCCTTTAATCCGCCAGCCGGCGTACGTTTCAAATTTCAAATCACGTTCTGGCTCGAATTTTTCAAGTGCATCAAGAAGCCCCTGATAGGCGAAACTCATAAGGTCATCACGCTGAACAGTAGATGGGAGAGCGGCCGCATATCGTTGCACAGCGTAATCAACAAGCGGACGATAAAGCGAGATAAGATGGTTGCCTGCCTCTTCCTGCTTCTCCTCTTTCCACGCTCTCCAATATTCGGTTGTCTGTTTATCCATTTTGGATTTCATGAAGTTCACCACCTGAAAAATTCTTCCCGCTTATTTGTGAAACAGTATCTTCGTCAAAAAACCTTTCACGCCAAGTTTATAAACAGAAGGAAGGTTTAAATACGTTCGAACCAATTCGTCTATTGCCTTTGCCGCTTTCGAATTTGGATATTCAAGTAAATAGGGTGACTGTGCGATAACCGCTTTACGCACAAAAGGATCATCTGGAATCGCCCCAAGCAAATCAATCGACTTATTTAAAAACTGAACAGAGGCTTTTTGGAAATTAAGGGACGTACGTTCAGCCTCTTCCTTCGTAAGGGATCGATTTACGATCAGTTTGACAGAGGCTTGTTTATTTTTTTCATTTAGCGCTTTTAGAACACTATATCCATCTGTAATCGAAGGTGGCTCAGGATTAATGACAAGAAAAACATCATCAGCCGCTTGAAGAAACCGCATTCCTTCATAAGTGAGCCCCGCGCCTGTATCGAGAATAATGTAATCCACTTTTCCTTGAAGCGAACCCACTTCTTTTAAAAAATGATTTAATTGCAGGCCGTCTAACGAAAGAATTTTTCCGATTCCATGACCACCTGCTAAATATTGAAGACCATTTATCCCTGTTTCAACGACGGCTTCAAGTGATAGCTCCTTCTCAAGCATCGTCATAACGGTTTCTTTCGGCGTAACCCCCATTAGCACATCAAGGTTTGCCATCCCAACATCTAAATCAAAAATCACTACTTTTTTATTTAACGCAACAAGACTAAGGGCAAAATTAAGCGATACATTCGACTTTCCAACGCCGCCTTTTCCACTTGTGACAGCGATCACTTTTGTATTTCGATTACTTGAACCAGAATGAAGGCGACGTTTCACTTCTTGACGTAATTGATTCGCTTGATCAGCCATCTCACCGTCCCTCCGTCACAAGGTCAAGGAGGAACTCTGGTGTCGTTCTCACGAGATCATCTGGTACGTTCTGCCCAGTCGTTAGGACTGTAATCGGAAGGTTGTAATCTTCCATAAAATTAAAAACCGGCCCTCGAACTGTCGTTTCATCCATCTTCGTCATCATCACTTCCGATACCCCAAGCGATTGAAAATTATCAGCAATCAATCTCATATCAGAATAACGATGGGTAAGGCTTAACATGAGCGTAATCGAAAGTTCCTGACCGGATAAAAGCGTTTCTAGCTGTGTAATATAGCCATACTGCTGATAATTCCGTCCCGCCGTATCCATAAGAATGATGTCACATGTTGAAAGGCGTTCAAGTGACTGTTCTAAATCGGCAGGAGATTGGACAACTTCCATTGGGATGCCGAGAATATCAGCATACGTTCGAAGCTGTTCGACTGCGGCAATCCGGTACGTATCTGAGGTAATAAGGCCAACGGATTGACGCTCTTTCAATAATAAATGCCCTGCTATCTTCGCAATTGTCGTTGTTTTCCCCACTCCTGTTGGACCAACGAAGCACCGTATTTTCTTTGGTTCACTTCTTATACTAGGATAATTCTTTATTCGTTTTGCAAATACCTGTCTCATCCATGTAAAAGCATCTTCCTTTGTATAACTTGGATAAGATTTTGATTTAATTAGTAGTTCCGCCATGACACCTGAACGAATCGCCTGCGAGAATTCCTGAGCTTCTAAAAAGGCTTGTACCGGCTTTAACTGTTTCGGTAAACGCTCATTCTCCATCATTTGCATCATCATTTCTTTCATCGACTTTAGCTCACCAAGCACCTGAGTATCAGCTTCTGGCTGTTTGTCCACTTTAGGCGTCTGCTCTTCTATTCGTTTAGGCGCCTCTTCCCGACGCTTTTTTTCAGACTGTAGTAACGTAGCAAACTCACTTGTTTCTTCTTTCGCTACCTTTTCTTCATCAAGAGCAGCAAGCACTTCAAGGCGCTGTTTCTGAAATAAGCCGAAAATCCCGCCTACTTTTACTTTTTTCGTATTTAAAATAACGGCATCCTGGCCGAGCTCCTGCCTAATAAGGGGCATTGCTTCTCGAAGGTGGGTGACCACATAGCGTTTGATCTTCATGGTAGATTAATCACTCCTACACTTTGGACTTCAACTTCAGGCTCTAGCTCGCTATAGGAAAGAATCGTGAGCTCAGGCATATAGCGTTCTAGAAATTGGCGTAAATACATGCGAATCGCAGGTGACGTTAATAGAATTGGCTGAATACCTGACTGCTGAAGACGGCTTACCTGCTGCAGCACTTCCTGATAAATGGTTTGCGATGTTTCAGGATCAAGCGCTAAGTAACTTCCCTGATCCGATTGCTGAACCGATTCCGCGAAGCGCTTTTCAAGTCGCGCTCCTGCTGTTAAGACTTTCACAGGCTCACCTGGCACAGCTACTTGTGACGTGATCTGGCGAGATAATGACTGTCGCACATATTCCGCTAATACATCAGTATCTTTCGTACGCACGCCGTTATCGGCTAACGATTCAAGGATCATATCCAATGATCGAATCGAAACTTTCTCTTTCAACAGTCTCATTAGTACCTTTTGCACATCACCGATTGTGAGGATGTTCGGAATCAGTTCTTCTAGAACAGCTGGAGAGGATTCTCTGACGTTATCGAGCAAGTGCTTCACTTCCTGACGACTTAACAACTCATGCGCATGGCGCTTAATTACTTCTGTTAAGTGGGTGGAAACAACTGACGGTGGATCCACAATCGTGTAGCCCGATAGCTCAGCTCGATCTTTCATTTCTTCCGTTACCCATAGAGCTGGCAGTCCGAAAGCGGGTTCTACTGTCTCAATCCCTGTAATGGTTTCATCTTCTAAACCGCTGCTCATCGCAAGGTATTGATCCAGCCGAACCTCCCCGCCAGCTACGCGGTTTCCTTTTATTTTGATCACGTACTCGTTCGGTTCGAGCTGGATGTTGTCACGAATTCGAATAACAGGCACGACAATCCCGAATTCAAGGGCGATTTGCCTGCGAATCATGATGACGCGATCGAGAAGATCACCGCCCTGTTTTTGGTCGGCTAGTGGAATAAGTCCATAGCCAAACTCAAACTCAATTGGATCGACTTGTAGAAGACTCGTCACGCTTTCTGGCTTTTTCATTTCTTCAACTTCTTCGTCGCCTGCGGCTAATTCGACTTCTTTCGTTTGATCCAGATTCTTTTGCATCGTCCAGCCTCCATAGACGAGGAGCCCTGCGATTGGAAATGTGAGAAGCGGATTGATCGGTGTCGCAAGACCTAGGAGCGCCACAACCGCTCCAACAACGTAAAGAAGCTTCGGATAAGCAAAGATTTGCGAGGTGATATCAGATCCTAGATTACCATCTGATGCTGCTCGCGTTACGACAATTCCCGTCGCTGTTGAAATGAGCAGCGCAGGAATTTGACTAACAAGGCCATCGCCAATCGAGAGAAGCGTAAACGTCGTTGCCGCATCGCCAACTGGCATCCCATGAACGACCATTCCGATAATGAGTCCACCGATAATATTAATTAACGTAATGACAATACCGGCAATCGCATCACCTTTTACGAACTTACTGGCTCCGTCCATCGCGCCATAAAAGTCAGCTTCACGCGCAATTTTTTCTCGGCTTACTTTCGCCTCGCGATCTGAAATCATACCTGCGTTCAAATCAGCATCAATGCTCATTTGCTTCCCTGGCATCGCATCGAGCGTAAATCGAGCAGCTACTTCAGCCACTCGTTCGGATCCTTTTGTAATAACAATGAATTGAATAATAACAAGAATCAGGAATACAAGG from Bacillus sp. Cs-700 encodes the following:
- a CDS encoding MinD/ParA family protein, with the protein product MADQANQLRQEVKRRLHSGSSNRNTKVIAVTSGKGGVGKSNVSLNFALSLVALNKKVVIFDLDVGMANLDVLMGVTPKETVMTMLEKELSLEAVVETGINGLQYLAGGHGIGKILSLDGLQLNHFLKEVGSLQGKVDYIILDTGAGLTYEGMRFLQAADDVFLVINPEPPSITDGYSVLKALNEKNKQASVKLIVNRSLTKEEAERTSLNFQKASVQFLNKSIDLLGAIPDDPFVRKAVIAQSPYLLEYPNSKAAKAIDELVRTYLNLPSVYKLGVKGFLTKILFHK
- a CDS encoding YaaR family protein, coding for MKIQQHGKPSVDPLKLDLPKGNKQVAFQSVIQEASKELKGAELQRLLQQIDRQGELLGKERTFQNLSAYKRMVKQFLEEAVSQGLTLSEKKSMDHYGRSRTYKLVETVENKLIEIQKEMREKEKNGMSLLSLVGEIKGLLVDLSL
- the flhF gene encoding flagellar biosynthesis protein FlhF, translating into MKIKRYVVTHLREAMPLIRQELGQDAVILNTKKVKVGGIFGLFQKQRLEVLAALDEEKVAKEETSEFATLLQSEKKRREEAPKRIEEQTPKVDKQPEADTQVLGELKSMKEMMMQMMENERLPKQLKPVQAFLEAQEFSQAIRSGVMAELLIKSKSYPSYTKEDAFTWMRQVFAKRIKNYPSIRSEPKKIRCFVGPTGVGKTTTIAKIAGHLLLKERQSVGLITSDTYRIAAVEQLRTYADILGIPMEVVQSPADLEQSLERLSTCDIILMDTAGRNYQQYGYITQLETLLSGQELSITLMLSLTHRYSDMRLIADNFQSLGVSEVMMTKMDETTVRGPVFNFMEDYNLPITVLTTGQNVPDDLVRTTPEFLLDLVTEGR
- a CDS encoding DUF2802 domain-containing protein, with the translated sequence MYPFIFISIALHLVSFLCIVILFLKQTKGAGREEIAASMEVYIEQLEEENDRLLNEVKSYVDKRENQLDMRLRVLEQARAPEVEEPKKPDIVQHPSAHNERNQKAVQLHQQGFSVADIARILNCGIGEVELIVNLHGRSEQR
- the flhA gene encoding flagellar biosynthesis protein FlhA, yielding MKIKDYAVLVSVIMIVIMMVIPFPPLLLDFLIMMNISLALTIILVAMNTKEALQFSIFPSLLLLTTLFRLGLNVSTTRSILTNKTGGQVIETFGSFVVGGSVVIGLLVFLILVIIQFIVITKGSERVAEVAARFTLDAMPGKQMSIDADLNAGMISDREAKVSREKIAREADFYGAMDGASKFVKGDAIAGIVITLINIIGGLIIGMVVHGMPVGDAATTFTLLSIGDGLVSQIPALLISTATGIVVTRAASDGNLGSDITSQIFAYPKLLYVVGAVVALLGLATPINPLLTFPIAGLLVYGGWTMQKNLDQTKEVELAAGDEEVEEMKKPESVTSLLQVDPIEFEFGYGLIPLADQKQGGDLLDRVIMIRRQIALEFGIVVPVIRIRDNIQLEPNEYVIKIKGNRVAGGEVRLDQYLAMSSGLEDETITGIETVEPAFGLPALWVTEEMKDRAELSGYTIVDPPSVVSTHLTEVIKRHAHELLSRQEVKHLLDNVRESSPAVLEELIPNILTIGDVQKVLMRLLKEKVSIRSLDMILESLADNGVRTKDTDVLAEYVRQSLSRQITSQVAVPGEPVKVLTAGARLEKRFAESVQQSDQGSYLALDPETSQTIYQEVLQQVSRLQQSGIQPILLTSPAIRMYLRQFLERYMPELTILSYSELEPEVEVQSVGVINLP
- a CDS encoding FliA/WhiG family RNA polymerase sigma factor, with the protein product MKSKMDKQTTEYWRAWKEEKQEEAGNHLISLYRPLVDYAVQRYAAALPSTVQRDDLMSFAYQGLLDALEKFEPERDLKFETYAGWRIKGAIIDGLRHNDWVPRSVRDKARKIEEAYAVLEQRNQTSSSDHDVAEFLGMTIEEVQRVIQDASLSTMVSVDEPVQEDEQQKIERYSVIENEHADLPEKHLHHHFIKQLLAETIDRLPEKEKIVVSLVYFEELTLTEIARILGLSTSRISQLHSRALLRMKGVLRANKEHVQSM